From the Comamonas odontotermitis genome, one window contains:
- the holA gene encoding DNA polymerase III subunit delta codes for MQIALNQLTAQLGKGLRTLYTVHGDEALLVQEAVDAIRAAARAAGHSERNSFTVAGAHFDWSAVLAAGGSLSLFADKQIIEVRIPSGKPGKDGSAALQQLAESSVGNDATLTIVILPRLDKATKTGAWFAALEANGATIQVDSIERAVLPPWIAQRLQLQGQHVKSGEEGQRTLAFFADRVEGNLLAAHQEIQKLGLLYPPGELAFEQVEQAVLNVARYDVFKLSDAVLSGQVLRTERMLSGLQAEGEAEVLVHWALAEDIRAMKRVKDALRNGRPMPMALRENRVWGNKERHFERVLPRISDAAVARLLHSAHAVDGIVKGLKVPEWPQDGWQALHRLALQTCKACAQGR; via the coding sequence ATGCAAATTGCCCTGAACCAGTTGACCGCCCAGCTCGGCAAGGGCCTGCGCACGCTCTACACCGTGCATGGCGATGAAGCCCTGCTGGTGCAGGAGGCCGTGGATGCGATCCGTGCCGCCGCCCGTGCGGCGGGGCATAGCGAACGCAACAGCTTCACCGTGGCCGGTGCGCATTTTGACTGGAGCGCCGTGCTCGCCGCAGGAGGCAGCCTCTCGCTCTTCGCGGACAAGCAGATCATCGAGGTCCGCATTCCCAGCGGCAAGCCGGGCAAGGACGGCAGCGCCGCCTTGCAGCAACTGGCTGAAAGCAGCGTGGGCAATGATGCCACGCTCACCATCGTCATCCTGCCCAGGCTCGACAAGGCGACCAAGACAGGCGCCTGGTTTGCCGCATTGGAGGCCAATGGCGCGACCATCCAGGTGGACAGCATCGAACGCGCGGTGCTGCCGCCTTGGATTGCCCAGCGCCTGCAATTGCAGGGCCAGCACGTCAAAAGCGGCGAAGAAGGCCAGCGCACCCTGGCTTTTTTTGCCGACCGTGTAGAGGGCAATCTGCTTGCCGCACACCAGGAAATCCAGAAGCTGGGCCTGCTCTATCCTCCGGGCGAGCTGGCATTCGAGCAGGTGGAGCAGGCCGTGCTGAACGTGGCGCGCTATGACGTGTTCAAGCTGTCGGACGCCGTGCTGTCCGGCCAGGTGCTGCGTACCGAGCGCATGCTCAGTGGCCTGCAGGCTGAGGGCGAGGCCGAGGTGCTGGTGCATTGGGCGCTGGCCGAGGACATTCGCGCGATGAAGCGCGTCAAGGACGCGTTGCGCAATGGCCGTCCCATGCCCATGGCGCTGCGCGAAAACCGTGTCTGGGGCAACAAGGAGCGCCATTTCGAGCGCGTGCTGCCGCGCATCAGCGACGCGGCCGTCGCCCGGCTGCTGCATTCGGCCCATGCCGTCGATGGCATTGTCAAAGGCCTGAAGGTGCCCGAGTGGCCCCAGGATGGCTGGCAGGCGCTGCACCGCCTCGCATTGCAGACCTGCAAGGCCTGTGCGCAGGGGCGCTGA
- a CDS encoding TrkH family potassium uptake protein, producing the protein MTDLRPVLRILGVLLLMFGCTMAVPAAASLAFDDGIFSVYPRAMGLAWICGLLLWWSARHEQRELQARHGIILVAFVWTAFPLFAALPLYLGYGQIGRALSWQHAYFEAVSGLTTTGATVLNHVDTLPVSLNIWRTFLQWMGGMGILILAVAILPMLGMGGSQLFRAEAAGPVKDTKLTPRMAETAKGLWTVYGVFSLACALAYWLAGMTPLDSIMLMFTTVSLGGLTPHDASFAYFNSPLIEGICIFFMLLASCNFALYFVALRKRRMSVLYKEPEVCATLGTLVGAGLVIGMILWVKGVYGPAEAVRHAVFNTVSVATTTGYATVDFGLWPPFAPVLMLLLSGVATSAGSTGGGIKMIRMLLLLKQTRREMRRLVHPNAVQPVTIGGNAIDERVIFSVLAFMLVYCATIAVLTMALLLTDMDFMNALGAVLASVNCAGVGWGDLGPSNNFAGLTSFQLSVTTLGMLMGRLEILSFLALLTPAFWRR; encoded by the coding sequence ATGACCGATCTGCGACCCGTCCTGCGCATCCTGGGTGTGCTGCTGCTCATGTTTGGCTGCACCATGGCCGTGCCAGCTGCTGCGTCGCTCGCCTTCGACGATGGTATTTTCAGCGTCTACCCCCGCGCCATGGGGCTGGCCTGGATCTGCGGCCTGCTGCTGTGGTGGAGCGCGCGCCACGAGCAGCGCGAACTGCAGGCCCGCCACGGCATCATCCTGGTCGCCTTTGTCTGGACTGCCTTTCCGCTTTTTGCCGCCTTGCCCCTGTACCTGGGCTATGGGCAGATCGGCCGGGCGCTGAGCTGGCAGCATGCCTACTTCGAGGCGGTCTCGGGGCTCACCACCACGGGCGCCACCGTGCTCAACCATGTGGACACCCTGCCGGTTTCCCTGAACATCTGGCGCACCTTTCTGCAATGGATGGGTGGCATGGGGATTCTGATTCTGGCGGTGGCCATTCTGCCCATGCTGGGCATGGGGGGCAGCCAGCTGTTTCGTGCAGAGGCGGCAGGCCCGGTCAAGGACACCAAGCTGACGCCCCGCATGGCTGAGACCGCCAAGGGGCTGTGGACCGTCTACGGCGTATTTTCTCTTGCTTGCGCGCTGGCCTACTGGCTGGCCGGCATGACGCCCCTGGATTCCATCATGCTGATGTTCACCACGGTCAGCCTGGGCGGGCTCACACCGCATGACGCCAGCTTTGCCTATTTCAACTCGCCGCTGATCGAGGGTATCTGCATCTTCTTCATGCTGCTGGCGAGCTGCAATTTCGCGCTTTATTTCGTCGCGTTGCGCAAACGCCGCATGTCGGTGCTCTACAAGGAGCCGGAGGTGTGCGCCACCTTGGGAACCCTGGTGGGCGCTGGTTTGGTGATCGGCATGATTCTGTGGGTCAAAGGGGTCTATGGGCCCGCTGAGGCAGTGCGCCATGCGGTGTTCAACACGGTCTCGGTGGCCACCACCACGGGGTACGCGACGGTGGACTTCGGCCTGTGGCCTCCCTTTGCACCGGTGCTGATGCTGCTGCTGTCGGGTGTAGCGACGAGCGCAGGCTCGACCGGAGGCGGCATCAAGATGATCCGCATGCTGCTGCTGCTCAAGCAGACGCGGCGCGAGATGCGGCGCCTGGTGCACCCCAATGCGGTGCAGCCCGTCACCATTGGCGGCAATGCCATCGACGAGCGCGTGATCTTCTCGGTACTGGCCTTCATGCTGGTGTACTGCGCCACGATTGCCGTGCTGACCATGGCCTTGCTGCTGACGGACATGGATTTCATGAATGCACTGGGTGCCGTGCTGGCAAGCGTGAACTGCGCGGGTGTCGGCTGGGGCGATCTGGGTCCCAGCAACAATTTTGCCGGTCTGACCAGCTTCCAGCTCAGCGTGACGACCCTGGGCATGCTGATGGGGCGCCTGGAAATTTTGAGCTTCCTTGCTCTACTGACGCCTGCTTTCTGGCGCAGGTGA
- a CDS encoding DUF4384 domain-containing protein, which translates to MQISYLRHALLWPCVLALSACAIDPGLSDRKDIIEKGITEQTPLVTPTKSASAMREGLACMDRMLAAEQVPATLIAVKSIPDPSGLFSTGTKEMLITAISRMSRTSQAFRVVDYEVDALKQDTVQTMTSLLLNNGQIELRKPQIYISGAISFGDKTVVSKRRSIGVSTANTDTGYSWDVLGSVVGLDLHLGDMNSRTLYPGLDSANELVVATGGKGVEIGGRATGLPKHIYRMGVQYEVAADNNQGAGAAVRLLVDLAAIELVGKWAKIPYWQCIDYEQNHPEFKRQMRAWYEEQTATDRINLAQRVLQAQGVWSGPVDGNDSTALRNALATYQASLDMTPVGTVNFETYTGLLRNYVGMSAEDKLASSYSPQSNELKLREHALPMNEPAHNGLTVALLGQKEPRLQIGNSVVLRIAPARSGFLYCYYKDAANVVSQIYPNPQQQAVVAQGNMGLMVPDVSQSNSFLIETARAGTEQVYCAMTAKPLTGRVPAALTNAKLEPLVGVTTIETVQQQVQAQEGVIAQSTLQWEVEGPVVLAPAVPEKTPRRGKRS; encoded by the coding sequence ATGCAAATTTCCTACCTCCGCCACGCCTTGTTGTGGCCTTGCGTGCTGGCGCTGTCGGCCTGTGCCATCGATCCGGGCCTGTCGGATCGCAAGGACATCATTGAAAAAGGCATCACCGAGCAGACTCCGCTGGTGACGCCTACGAAATCGGCATCTGCCATGCGTGAAGGGCTGGCCTGCATGGACCGCATGCTGGCGGCCGAGCAGGTGCCTGCAACCTTGATTGCCGTCAAATCAATTCCGGACCCTTCGGGGCTTTTCAGCACCGGCACCAAGGAAATGCTGATCACGGCCATCTCACGCATGTCGCGTACCAGCCAGGCTTTCCGCGTGGTCGATTACGAGGTGGATGCCTTGAAGCAGGACACGGTGCAGACCATGACCAGCCTGCTGCTCAACAATGGGCAGATCGAGCTGCGCAAGCCGCAGATCTATATATCGGGCGCCATCAGCTTCGGCGACAAGACGGTGGTATCCAAGCGCCGCAGCATTGGCGTTTCCACCGCGAATACCGATACCGGCTACAGCTGGGATGTGCTGGGATCGGTGGTCGGGCTCGATCTGCACCTGGGCGACATGAATTCGCGCACCTTGTACCCGGGCCTCGATTCCGCCAATGAGCTGGTGGTGGCTACCGGTGGCAAGGGGGTGGAGATTGGCGGGCGTGCAACGGGGTTGCCCAAGCACATCTACCGCATGGGCGTGCAGTACGAGGTGGCAGCAGACAACAACCAGGGCGCGGGCGCTGCGGTGCGTCTGCTGGTCGATCTGGCGGCCATCGAATTGGTGGGCAAATGGGCCAAGATTCCGTACTGGCAGTGCATTGATTACGAACAGAACCACCCCGAGTTCAAGCGCCAGATGCGCGCCTGGTACGAAGAGCAGACTGCAACGGACCGCATCAACCTGGCGCAACGGGTGCTCCAGGCGCAGGGTGTATGGAGCGGCCCTGTCGATGGCAATGATTCCACCGCATTGCGCAATGCATTGGCCACCTACCAGGCATCGCTGGACATGACCCCAGTGGGCACTGTGAACTTTGAAACCTACACCGGTCTGTTGCGCAATTACGTGGGCATGTCGGCAGAGGACAAGCTGGCATCGAGCTATTCGCCGCAAAGCAATGAACTCAAGCTGCGCGAGCATGCGCTGCCCATGAACGAGCCTGCGCACAACGGATTGACCGTGGCGTTGCTCGGCCAGAAGGAGCCCAGGCTGCAGATTGGCAACTCGGTCGTGCTGCGCATTGCGCCGGCGCGCTCCGGGTTCCTGTACTGCTACTACAAGGACGCGGCCAACGTGGTGTCCCAGATATATCCCAATCCGCAGCAGCAGGCGGTGGTGGCGCAGGGCAATATGGGGCTGATGGTGCCTGATGTGTCGCAGTCCAATTCGTTCCTGATCGAAACTGCACGGGCGGGAACCGAGCAGGTGTACTGCGCGATGACCGCCAAGCCCCTGACCGGGCGGGTACCGGCTGCCTTGACCAATGCCAAGCTGGAGCCGCTCGTTGGCGTAACCACCATCGAGACCGTGCAGCAGCAGGTGCAGGCGCAGGAGGGCGTGATCGCCCAATCGACCCTGCAGTGGGAAGTGGAAGGCCCTGTGGTGCTGGCGCCCGCCGTTCCTGAGAAAACGCCGCGCCGCGGAAAGCGCTCATGA
- the gshA gene encoding glutamate--cysteine ligase codes for MVPNLITALTGPINELEQRMLDAMPAIERWFRLEWMEHTPPLYSSVDIRNAGFKVAPVDTNLFPGGWNNLTPEMIPLAVQSAMAAIEKICPEARNLLIIPENQTRNPQYLANLAQLQNIFSMAGLNVRIGSIDPDIKETVKLKVGNQELVVEPALRHGRRLGLKYFDPCTILLNNDLSKGAPGILEEVYEQFVLPPLHAGWSVRRKSRHFQSYEEVAKRFGKLMGIDPWLINPLFTSRQGVDFNDTGEHALDELREDVDAMLTKVRRKYKEYGIKETPFVVVKADNGTYGMGVMTVHDAKELGQLPAKTKNQMSLVKDGQLVHDMIIQEGVQTVERMDGEAAEPVVYMIDRYVVGGYYRAHSDRGAEENLNVPGAHFIPLAFEHGISPGDSVGASAPNRFYMYGVVARLAMLAASYELEATDPDAEIYD; via the coding sequence ATGGTCCCGAATCTCATAACAGCCCTAACGGGGCCCATCAACGAACTGGAACAACGGATGCTCGACGCCATGCCCGCGATCGAGCGCTGGTTCCGCCTGGAGTGGATGGAACACACGCCGCCCCTGTACTCGTCGGTGGACATTCGCAACGCAGGCTTCAAGGTGGCACCGGTGGACACCAACCTGTTTCCCGGCGGCTGGAACAATCTGACCCCGGAAATGATTCCCCTGGCCGTGCAGTCTGCGATGGCTGCTATCGAAAAGATATGCCCCGAGGCACGCAACCTGCTGATCATTCCCGAGAACCAGACGCGTAACCCGCAATACCTGGCCAACCTGGCGCAACTGCAGAACATCTTCTCGATGGCGGGGCTCAATGTACGCATCGGCTCGATCGACCCGGACATCAAGGAAACCGTCAAGCTGAAGGTGGGCAACCAGGAGCTGGTGGTGGAGCCCGCATTGCGCCATGGCCGCCGCCTGGGGCTCAAGTACTTTGACCCCTGCACCATCTTGCTGAACAACGACCTCTCCAAGGGGGCCCCGGGCATTCTGGAAGAGGTGTACGAGCAGTTTGTGCTGCCGCCCCTGCATGCAGGCTGGAGCGTGCGCCGCAAGAGCCGCCATTTCCAGAGCTACGAGGAAGTGGCCAAGCGCTTTGGCAAGCTGATGGGCATCGATCCCTGGCTGATCAACCCGCTGTTTACCAGCCGCCAGGGGGTGGACTTCAACGACACCGGCGAGCACGCACTCGATGAACTGCGCGAAGATGTCGACGCCATGCTGACCAAGGTGCGCCGCAAGTACAAGGAATATGGCATCAAGGAGACGCCGTTTGTCGTCGTCAAGGCCGACAACGGCACCTATGGCATGGGCGTGATGACCGTGCACGATGCCAAGGAGCTGGGGCAGCTGCCTGCCAAGACCAAGAACCAGATGTCTCTCGTCAAGGACGGCCAGCTGGTGCACGACATGATCATTCAGGAAGGCGTGCAGACCGTCGAGCGCATGGATGGCGAAGCGGCCGAGCCCGTGGTCTACATGATCGATCGCTATGTGGTGGGCGGCTATTACCGCGCGCATTCGGACCGGGGCGCAGAAGAGAACCTGAATGTGCCTGGTGCACATTTCATTCCGCTCGCCTTTGAGCATGGCATCTCGCCCGGCGACTCGGTGGGCGCCAGTGCCCCCAATCGTTTCTACATGTATGGTGTGGTGGCGCGCCTTGCCATGTTGGCGGCAAGCTACGAACTGGAAGCCACCGACCCCGATGCCGAGATCTACGACTGA
- a CDS encoding pentapeptide repeat-containing protein — protein sequence MQQTTWVRGAAACSAALVATLAAGSVWAQGAVISAPGVDVRGGASGAAVIVNGSVVNAASGKGAVAETNIPGRSTTVRGSGSGGAAVVVESTGSQTVTVQSRSHGRKPAGNGREHVNADMANSNLANANFAGHSFTNVDMSNSNLQGANFQGAELVNVDLSNSNLSGANLSGASLVNVSLDGALTTGAIWTNGRRR from the coding sequence ATGCAACAAACAACATGGGTACGCGGCGCGGCCGCATGCAGCGCCGCATTGGTGGCCACGCTGGCTGCGGGCAGCGTATGGGCGCAGGGCGCCGTCATATCGGCCCCCGGCGTGGATGTGCGCGGCGGAGCCAGTGGCGCGGCGGTCATCGTCAACGGCTCGGTGGTCAATGCAGCATCGGGCAAGGGCGCCGTGGCGGAGACGAATATTCCCGGTCGCAGCACCACGGTGCGGGGCTCGGGCTCCGGGGGCGCCGCCGTGGTGGTGGAATCTACCGGCAGCCAGACGGTGACCGTGCAGAGCAGAAGCCATGGCCGAAAGCCAGCAGGCAATGGGCGCGAGCATGTGAATGCCGACATGGCCAACTCCAACCTGGCCAATGCCAACTTTGCTGGCCATAGCTTCACCAATGTGGACATGTCCAACTCCAACCTGCAGGGCGCCAATTTCCAGGGCGCAGAGCTGGTCAATGTGGACCTGAGCAATTCCAACCTGTCGGGCGCCAACCTGTCAGGTGCATCGCTGGTGAATGTGAGTCTGGACGGCGCGCTCACGACGGGCGCCATCTGGACCAACGGCCGACGCCGCTGA
- a CDS encoding glutamate-5-semialdehyde dehydrogenase — protein MNALNIAEYMQTLGLQAKQASAQMAKASAATKNKALLALARLLRAQTEALQADNAKDLERAVANGLSAPMVDRLRLSPKVLETCAQGCEQLAAMPDVIGEVLGMKQMPSGIRVGQMRVPIGVFGMIYESRPNVTIEAASLSIKSGNACILRGGSEAIESNKALAALVAQALAEAGLPAQAVQLVQTTDREAVGQLIAMPAFVDVIIPRGGKGLIERISRDAKVPVIKHLDGNCHTYVDDPCDLDMALKVVENAKTQKYSPCNATESLLVARGVAAGFLPCIGAVFAAKDVEMRCDAESLALLKTVQGARTVQAQEQDWSEEYLAPIISIKIVAGVDEAIAHINQYSSHHTEAILTRDHMHAQQFLREVDSASVMVNASTRFADGFEFGLGAEIGISTDKFHARGPVGIEGLTSLKYIVLGEGEVRG, from the coding sequence ATGAACGCCCTGAACATCGCGGAATACATGCAGACCCTGGGTTTGCAGGCAAAACAAGCCTCTGCGCAGATGGCCAAAGCATCTGCTGCTACCAAAAACAAAGCCCTCCTGGCTTTGGCGCGCCTGCTGCGCGCGCAGACCGAGGCACTGCAGGCGGACAACGCCAAGGATCTGGAGCGCGCCGTCGCCAATGGGCTGTCCGCGCCGATGGTTGATCGCCTGCGTCTGAGCCCCAAGGTGCTGGAGACCTGCGCCCAAGGTTGCGAGCAGTTGGCGGCCATGCCCGATGTGATTGGCGAAGTGCTGGGCATGAAGCAGATGCCCAGTGGCATCCGTGTGGGGCAGATGCGTGTGCCCATCGGCGTGTTCGGCATGATCTATGAAAGCCGCCCGAACGTGACGATCGAGGCTGCCAGCCTGTCGATCAAGAGTGGCAACGCCTGCATTCTGCGCGGCGGCTCCGAGGCCATCGAGTCGAACAAGGCACTGGCTGCCCTGGTGGCGCAGGCGCTGGCAGAAGCGGGCCTGCCTGCCCAGGCGGTGCAACTGGTGCAGACCACGGACCGCGAGGCCGTGGGCCAGTTGATCGCCATGCCCGCCTTTGTGGATGTGATCATTCCGCGCGGCGGCAAGGGCCTGATCGAGCGCATCAGCCGCGACGCCAAGGTGCCCGTCATCAAGCACCTGGACGGCAATTGCCACACCTATGTCGATGATCCCTGCGATCTGGACATGGCGCTGAAAGTGGTGGAGAACGCCAAGACGCAAAAATACAGCCCCTGCAATGCCACCGAGAGCCTGTTGGTGGCGCGGGGCGTGGCCGCCGGTTTCCTGCCCTGCATTGGCGCGGTGTTTGCCGCCAAGGATGTGGAAATGCGCTGTGACGCCGAGTCGCTTGCGCTATTGAAAACGGTGCAAGGTGCGCGCACGGTGCAAGCGCAGGAGCAGGATTGGAGCGAAGAATATCTGGCGCCGATCATCTCCATCAAGATCGTGGCGGGGGTGGATGAAGCCATCGCCCACATCAACCAGTATTCCAGCCACCATACCGAGGCGATTCTGACGCGTGACCACATGCATGCGCAGCAATTCCTGCGCGAAGTCGATTCGGCAAGTGTCATGGTCAATGCCAGCACGCGCTTTGCCGACGGCTTCGAGTTTGGCCTGGGCGCCGAGATCGGCATCAGCACCGACAAATTCCACGCACGCGGCCCGGTGGGTATTGAGGGCTTGACTTCGCTCAAGTACATCGTGCTGGGTGAGGGCGAAGTGCGAGGCTGA
- the trkA gene encoding Trk system potassium transporter TrkA, translated as MKILILGAGRVGESVAESLLGEKNDITVIDTDGVRLRDLETRFDLRGVVGNGISPDVLAEAGAADTDMLIACTSQDETNLVACKVAQVVFNIPTRIVRVRSIALKSHPALLEEGGFGVTHAFCPEEALMGYIGKLVRYPEALQVREFAQGYAALASVRARGGAPLVGLSVADVQQNLPQGAVRVVGIYRRFHHEADRLVSVEGSTRIEPGDEVFVLSDKEHLGDVLAAFNRQVGELEQPVRRVMVAGGGRVGMRLARSLTKDSKRFQVKIIEKHESRCVYLASRLSSDVLVLRGDATDENLMEEENVEDVDLFIAITDDDEDNIMSCLLAKKLGATRVLALINRRTYADLMHGTQIDIALSPAQATLGELLAYVRQGDVQAVHSLRRGVAEAIEIVARGDAKTSRVVGKRVGSLRLPHDVHIGMIVRGLPEPDARNTNGSEAPEREGQATDAKEPPQVIVPTSGTIIQSNDHVILFLPNKRLVHEVESLFRVGVTFF; from the coding sequence ATGAAAATTCTGATCTTGGGCGCGGGCCGCGTCGGCGAAAGCGTTGCGGAGAGCCTGCTGGGCGAAAAAAACGACATCACCGTCATTGACACGGATGGTGTGCGCCTGCGCGATCTGGAAACCCGCTTTGACCTGCGCGGCGTGGTGGGCAATGGCATCAGCCCGGATGTGCTGGCCGAGGCGGGTGCCGCCGACACCGACATGCTGATTGCCTGCACATCGCAGGATGAGACCAACCTGGTGGCTTGCAAGGTGGCGCAGGTTGTCTTCAATATTCCCACCCGCATCGTGCGCGTGCGGTCGATTGCATTGAAGAGCCACCCTGCCTTGCTGGAAGAGGGCGGTTTCGGCGTGACCCATGCCTTCTGCCCCGAAGAGGCCCTGATGGGCTACATCGGCAAGCTGGTGCGCTACCCCGAGGCCTTGCAGGTGCGGGAGTTTGCGCAGGGTTACGCGGCGCTGGCCTCGGTGCGCGCGCGCGGCGGTGCGCCGCTGGTGGGCCTGAGCGTGGCCGATGTGCAGCAGAACCTGCCGCAAGGCGCCGTGCGCGTGGTGGGTATCTACCGCCGCTTTCACCACGAGGCCGACCGCCTTGTCTCGGTGGAGGGCAGCACGCGCATCGAGCCGGGTGACGAGGTGTTCGTGCTGTCCGACAAGGAACACCTGGGCGATGTGCTGGCGGCGTTCAACCGCCAGGTGGGCGAGCTGGAGCAGCCCGTGCGCCGGGTGATGGTGGCTGGCGGCGGGCGTGTGGGCATGCGCCTGGCGCGCTCGCTCACCAAGGATTCCAAGCGCTTCCAGGTCAAGATCATCGAAAAGCACGAGAGCCGCTGCGTGTATCTGGCCTCGCGGCTGTCGTCGGATGTGCTCGTGCTGCGGGGCGATGCGACCGACGAGAATCTGATGGAAGAGGAAAACGTCGAGGACGTGGACCTGTTCATTGCCATCACCGACGATGACGAAGACAACATCATGTCGTGTCTGCTGGCCAAGAAGCTGGGCGCCACGCGTGTGCTGGCGCTGATCAACCGCCGCACCTATGCCGACCTGATGCACGGCACCCAGATCGACATTGCGCTGTCGCCCGCGCAGGCCACGCTGGGTGAGCTGCTGGCCTATGTGCGCCAAGGCGATGTGCAGGCCGTGCACAGCCTGCGCCGGGGGGTCGCCGAGGCCATTGAGATCGTGGCGCGCGGTGATGCGAAGACTTCGCGCGTAGTGGGCAAGCGTGTGGGCAGCCTGCGCTTGCCGCATGATGTGCACATCGGCATGATTGTGCGGGGCCTGCCCGAGCCCGATGCGCGCAACACCAATGGCAGTGAAGCGCCGGAGCGCGAAGGCCAGGCGACCGATGCGAAGGAGCCGCCCCAGGTGATCGTGCCCACCAGCGGCACCATCATCCAGAGCAATGACCACGTGATCCTGTTCCTGCCCAACAAGCGCCTGGTGCACGAGGTGGAATCGCTCTTCCGGGTCGGAGTCACCTTCTTTTAG
- a CDS encoding tetratricopeptide repeat protein, giving the protein MQHWRRSVFATGLALYGLSAMAAIVLPHSDGGGDAGSAAAPAAQSSGGAGGSASIRVPAPSRSEASLQVLRRQAQEGDSRAQVELGLYYYRNAGLPQAGAQARQWWGMAAAQGDARAMAGLGYMLGTGTGGVRDVPAGRQWLQRASEASLSKASYLLSLVERRMTGPKAAQQARLLLEQAAREGDAMALNDLGVERELDGRMAEAKELYVQAVAKGSQTAQQNLNRLANYQRASESEQLARLRARADDGSADALLELAYRYHLGRGVQRNFATAIQYYRRAADAGSSKAREFLGLIFSRSNEKQAVIDEAWMQELAARINAVALKVEEKAPAQLPDRPVRVADPLADLLRQAFVMPEAPAVPQAEQPWPAESTTDTNSPSPIAVQTEPTEGPQAPARLPGAPVSDDASNALLSQ; this is encoded by the coding sequence ATGCAACATTGGCGACGTTCGGTGTTTGCCACCGGCCTGGCGCTCTACGGCCTGAGTGCCATGGCGGCGATCGTGCTGCCTCATAGCGATGGCGGCGGCGATGCAGGGAGTGCTGCGGCGCCTGCAGCGCAATCCTCAGGTGGCGCAGGTGGCAGTGCATCCATCCGTGTGCCGGCACCCAGCCGCTCGGAGGCCAGCCTGCAGGTGCTGCGCCGTCAGGCCCAAGAAGGCGACAGCCGGGCGCAGGTGGAACTGGGCCTGTACTACTACCGCAATGCAGGCCTGCCGCAGGCGGGTGCGCAGGCGCGGCAGTGGTGGGGCATGGCCGCCGCCCAGGGTGATGCCCGTGCCATGGCGGGCCTGGGTTACATGCTGGGGACGGGCACCGGCGGGGTGCGTGATGTGCCCGCCGGTCGGCAATGGCTGCAGCGGGCATCGGAGGCGAGTCTGTCCAAGGCGAGCTACCTCCTGTCGCTGGTGGAGCGCCGCATGACCGGGCCCAAGGCTGCACAGCAGGCGCGCCTGCTGCTGGAGCAGGCGGCGCGGGAAGGCGATGCCATGGCCCTGAATGACTTGGGTGTGGAACGTGAACTTGATGGCCGCATGGCAGAAGCCAAGGAACTGTACGTGCAGGCCGTCGCCAAAGGGAGCCAGACGGCGCAGCAGAACCTGAATCGGCTGGCCAATTACCAGCGGGCCAGTGAATCGGAACAACTGGCTCGCTTGCGCGCCCGGGCCGACGACGGCAGTGCCGACGCGCTGCTGGAACTGGCCTACCGCTACCACCTGGGGCGGGGGGTGCAGCGCAATTTTGCGACTGCCATCCAGTATTACCGGCGCGCGGCGGATGCCGGATCGTCCAAGGCGCGTGAATTTCTGGGTCTGATTTTCAGCCGCAGCAACGAAAAGCAGGCGGTGATCGACGAGGCCTGGATGCAGGAGCTGGCTGCCCGCATCAACGCCGTGGCGCTGAAGGTGGAAGAAAAGGCGCCTGCACAGCTTCCCGACCGGCCGGTGCGGGTCGCAGATCCGCTGGCCGACCTGCTGCGCCAGGCCTTTGTGATGCCTGAGGCGCCAGCTGTGCCTCAGGCGGAGCAGCCATGGCCTGCCGAAAGTACAACCGATACCAACAGCCCGTCGCCCATCGCGGTGCAGACGGAGCCGACCGAGGGGCCGCAGGCACCTGCACGCCTTCCCGGCGCGCCGGTGTCTGATGATGCAAGCAATGCACTGCTGTCGCAGTAG